In the Malus domestica chromosome 16, GDT2T_hap1 genome, one interval contains:
- the LOC103402583 gene encoding uncharacterized protein, whose protein sequence is MSPQSTLNPSRALEGMHGVHVVPCSRLEIEETTETGDLSHSTCGSSAIGGNQQLFMQRVWQQRPPCLKPIQGCCIQGDQSVAETVVNVLTSLPFIVLGIHSPRKNLSTKLYANSLIGVGVASSLYHSSRGKLRQYLRWADYTMIATTTVCLSRALRNENPKLLMAASALCLPFQPLMVSAVHTGMMEVAFARRALKDPELRKAHTVHKMSSILGGVLFFADDVFPQTPFLHAAWHLAAAIGVGTCNKLLE, encoded by the exons ATGAGTCCCCAAAGTACATTGAACCCGAGTAGAGCCCTAGAGGGCATGCATGGGGTGCATGTGGTGCCCTGTTCACGGCTTGAAATAGAAGAGACTACTGAAACTGGGGACCTTTCTCATTCAACTTGTGGAAGCTCAGCTATTGGAGGAAATCAGCAGCTTTTTATGCA GCGAGTGTGGCAGCAAAGACCGCCTTGTTTGAAGCCCATCCAGGGCTGCTGCATTCAAG GTGATCAGAGTGTTGCAGAAACCGTCGTGAATGTGCTCACTTCACTTCCTTTTATAGTTCTTGGAATCCACTCCCCAAG GAAGAATCTAAGTACCAAGCTATATGCTAATTCATTAATTGGAGTTGGAGTCGCCTCAAGTTTATATCATTCTTCGAGAGGAAAACTAAGGCAGTATTTAAGATGGGCCGATTATACAATGATAGCCACAACAACAGTA TGTCTATCAAGAGCCCTCAGAAATGAAAACCCAAAACTGCTGATGGCAGCTTCTGCATTATGTTTACCCTTCCAGCCTCTGATGGTTTCAGCTGTTCATACTGGAATGATGGAG GTAGCATTCGCCAGGAGAGCATTGAAAGATCCTGAGCTAAGAAAGGCACACACTGTACATAAGATGTCGTCAATACTGGGAGGCGTGCTGTTCTTTGCCGACGACGTGTTTCCTCAGACTCCGTTCCTTCATGCTGCGTGGCACCTTGCTGCAGCCATCGGTGTTGGCACCTGCAATAAGCTTCTGGAGTAG
- the LOC103402584 gene encoding phytanoyl-CoA dioxygenase — translation MGIVGNLSPDQLQTFRSQGYLVMESFASAEDIEAMRSRMDQLLQDFDCSSTASIFSTKNQQHTTDNYFYDSVDNISFFFEEKAFGSDGELQQPKELSINKVGHALHELDPVFKRFTYSEKISGLFSSLGYKRPIVIQSMYIFKQPGIGGEVVPHQDNSFLYTDPPTCTGLWLALEDATITNGCLWAIPGSQKNGLVRRFIRGEEGVTFDRPSPVYDQKDFIPIEVKAGSLVVIHGDLIHQSFENQSSKSRHAYSLHVVDTDGCKWSQDNWIRRKVEPEPLYVSSLT, via the exons ATGGGAATCGTCGGAAATCTCAGTCCTGACCAGCTCCAGACCTTCCGCTCCCAAG GTTATCTTGTCATGGAATCGTTTGCGAGCGCGGAGGACATCGAGGCCATGAGGAGCAGAATGGACCAATTGCTCCAAGACTTTGACTGCTCTTCCACCGCCTCTATTTTCTCCACCAAGAACCag CAACACACTACTGATAATTACTTCTATGATAGCGTCGACAACATTTCGTTTTTCTTCGAAG AGAAAGCCTTTGGGAGTGATGGAGAACTGCAACAGCCGAAGGAACTTTCGATTAACAAAGTTGGCCATG CGTTACATGAGCTCGATCCAGTATTTAAAAGGTTCACGTATTCTGAGAAAATTTCAGGCTTGTTCTCCTCCTTGGGTTACAAAAGGCCCATTGTCATTCAGTCTATGTACATTTTCAAG CAACCAGGAATCGGAGGTGAGGTAGTGCCACATCAGGATAATTCATTTCTTTATACCGATCCACCAACTTGCACAGGGTTGTGGCTGGCTTTAGAAGATGCAACAATAACGAATGGCTGCCTATGGGCTATTCCTGGATCTCAAAAGA ATGGGCTTGTACGACGGTTCATTAGAGGAGAAGAAGGTGTGACCTTTGATCGGCCTTCCCCTGTGTATGATCAAAAAGATTTTATTCCCATCGAAGTGAAAGCTGGGTCTTTAGTTGTTATTCACGGTGATCTTATTCATCAAAG TTTCGAGAATCAGTCCTCGAAATCAAGGCATGCGTACAGCTTGCATGTGGTGGATACCGATGGCTGCAAATGgtctcaagataattg GATCAGGAGAAAAGTGGAGCCAGAGCCTCTCTATGTATCTTCTTTGACCTAA
- the LOC103402580 gene encoding protein ESMERALDA 1, which yields MHPYNRLPSSGRNSPSPPTSPLRSPRFRHGRSKAGGRFNQPGRTLIQRIVWNLLSVLIRRQGFFLFAPLLYISGMLLYMGSVSFEVVPVISRRLAPGSVYRSPQLYAKLRPEMDADNSSADAISTVWKHSHRSGEWRPCVNKSSGGLAESNGYIYIEANGGLNQQRTSICNAVAVAGYLNATLVIPNFHFHSIWRDPSKFREIYDEDYFISMLENDVRVVNKIPEYLMERFDHNMTNVYNFRIKAWSPIVYYKEAVLPKLLEEKVIRISPFANRLSFDSPPAVQRLRCLANYEALKFSSPILTLGEVLVARMKERSTNYGGKYISVHLRFEEDMVAFSCCVFDGGEQENEDMKAARERGWRGKFTKPGRVIRPGAIRINGKCPLTPLEVGLMLRGMGFDKNTFIYLASGKIYNAEKTMAPLLEMFPNLQTKEMLASDEELAPFKNYSSRMAAIDYTVCLHSEVFVTTQGGNFPHFLIGHRRYLYGGHSKTIRPDKRKLALLFDNPKIGWKTFKRHLLGMRSHSDSKGFELKRPNDSIYSFPCPDCMCRTNKTEGSRAASAT from the exons ATGCACCCATACAACCGGCTACCGAGTAGCGGACGCAACAGCCCATCGCCGCCGACTTCGCCGCTCCGCTCGCCCCGGTTCCGACACGGCCGCTCCAAAGCGGGTGGTCGGTTCAACCAGCCGGGTCGGACCCTAATCCAGCGCATCGTCTGGAACCTCCTCTCCGTTCTAATCCGCCGCCAGGGCTTCTTCCTATTCGCTCCTCTCCTCTACATCTCCGGCATGCTCCTCTACATGGGCTCCGTCTCCTTCGAGGTCGTTCCCGTCATCTCACGTCGACTCGCCCCCGGCTCCGTCTACCGCAGCCCCCAACTCTACGCCAAGCTCCGCCCCGAAATGGATGCCGATAACTCCTCCGCCGATGCG ATTTCAACTGTATGGAAACATTCCCATAGAAGCGGCGAGTGGAGACCGTGTGTAAACAAATCTTCTGGAG GTTTGGCTGAGTCAAATGGTTATATATACATTGAGGCAAATGGTGGTCTAAATCAGCAGAGGACTTCA ATATGCAATGCAGTTGCCGTTGCAGGCTATCTTAATGCAACACTTGTAATTCCCAATTTTCACTTTCATAGCATCTGGAGAGATCCAAG TAAATTCAGGGAAATTTATGACGAAGATTATTTCATCAGTATGTTGGAAAATGATGTCCGCGTGGTTAACAAGATTCCTGAATATTTAATGGAACGCTTTGACCACAATATGACCAATGTTTACAACTTCAGAATAAAAGCATGGTCACCCATTGTGTATTATAAGGAAGCTGTTCTCCCAAAGCTACTTGAAGAAAA GGTTATACGGATTTCTCCTTTTGCAAATCGATTATCATTTGATTCTCCTCCTGCTGTCCAACGGCTAAGATGCTTGGCAAATTATGAAGctttaaagttttcaagtcctaTACTAACTTTGGGAGAAGTTTTGGTTGCAAGAATGAAAGAGCGCAGCACAAATTATGGCGGAAAATATATTTCTGTTCATCTTCGGTTTGAGGAG GACATGGTTGCATTCTCTTGCTGTGTTTTCGATGGTGGAGAGCAAGAAAATGAAGATATGAAAGCAGCAAGGGAAAGAGGTTGGAGAGGGAAATTTACCAAACCTGGCAGGGTTATACGTCCTGGAGCAATCAGGATTAATGGCAAATGCCCCCTCACTCCCTTAGAG GTTGGCTTGATGCTTAGGGGAATGGGTTTTGATAAGAACACATTTATATATTTGGCATCTGGAAAGATATATAATGCTGAGAAGACAATGGCCCCATTACTGGAAATGTTTCCTAATTTGCAGACAAAAGAGATGCTAGCGTCAGATGAAGAGCTTGCTCCATTCAAG AATTATTCTTCCAGGATGGCTGCGATAGATTACACTGTTTGTCTTCATAGTGAGGTATTTGTGACAACTCAAGGGGGGAACTTTCCCCATTTCTTGATCGGACACAGAAGATACTTGTATGGTGGACACTCAAAGACTATCAGGCCCGACAAGCGGAAGCTAGCATTACTCTTTGATAATCCAAAAATTGG ATGGAAGACTTTCAAGCGTCACCTGCTTGGCATGAGGTCCCATAGTGATTCAAAGGGCTTTGAGCTCAAGAGGCCAAATGACTCGATATATTCCTTCCCGTGCCCTGATTGCATGTGCCGCACAAACAAGACAGAAGGTTCAAGAGCAGCATCAGCTACATGA
- the LOC103402589 gene encoding 10 kDa chaperonin, mitochondrial-like, which translates to MARRLIPTLNRVLIEKIIPPSKTTAGILLPESSTKLNSGKVVAVGPGAKDKAGNLIPVAVKEGDTVLLPEYGGTQVKLGDKEFHLYRDEDILGTLHD; encoded by the exons ATGGCGAGGCGTTTGATTCCAACTCTCAACCGCGTCCTGATCGAGAAAATCATCCCGCCCTCCAAAACCACCGCCGGCATTCTCCTCCCCGAGTCCTCCACCAAG CTAAACTCAGGGAAGGTGGTAGCTGTGGGACCAGGAGCCAAGGACAAGGCCGGGAATCTGATTCCGGTGGCCGTGAAGGAAGGCGATACAGTTCTTTTGCCCGAGTATGGCGGCACCCAAGTGAAGCTTGGTGACAAAGA GTTCCATTTATACAGGGACGAAGACATCTTGGGCACTCTCCACGATTGA
- the LOC103402588 gene encoding probable sulfate transporter 3.3 — MGEVSHDKREDCCSPTRINIQEQQPTTDMQQQHHHHCMEIPMGMELHKVVAPPYRSTFHKLLAKLKETFFPDDPLYQFKGQPPKKKWILGAQYVFPILEWGPNYSFKLLKSDIVSGVTIASLAIPQGISYAKLANLPPIVGLYSSFVPPLLYAILGSSKDLAVGPVSIASLIMGSMLMQEVSPTKEPDLFLQLAFTSTFFSGILQASLGLLRLGFIIDFLSKATLIGFMAGAAVIVSLQQLKSLLGITHFTKKMAIIPVLSSVFHERKEWSWQTILMGVCFLVLLLIARHVSIKKPKLFWVSAGAPLVSVIISTVIVFAFKADRHGISVIGELQKGLNPPSWNVLVFHGSHLALAIKTGIVTGIIALTEGIAVGRTFANIREYRVDGNKEMIAIGIMNVVGSTTSCYITTGSFSRSAVNHNAGAKTAMSNIVMSLTVMVTLLFLMPLFHYTPNVILGAIIVTAVVGLIDVPAAYHIWKIDKYDFLVLICAFLGVIFLSVQQGLAIAVGISVFKVLLQVTRPRTVVLGNIPGTEVFRDLHQYKESAVSVPGFLIILIEAAINFANTTYLNERILRWIEEEGDGNKVSNIRFVVIDMSAVSTIDTTGITLFTDIRKSIRKKGIKLVLVNPLAEVMDKMQKVNDGDEEFMLYLSVGEAVASLSMGMKNSNMYNEEMQVHDVP; from the exons ATGGGAGAAGTCTCCCATGATAAAAGAGAGGATTGCTGCTCTCCCACAAGGATTAACATCCAGGAGCAGCAGCCCACCACGGACATGCagcagcagcaccaccaccactgcATGGAAATCCCAATGGGGATGGAGTTGCACAAAGTGGTTGCCCCGCCTTACAGAAGCACTTTTCATAAGCTGCTGGCCAAACTCAAGGAAACCTTCTTTCCAGATGATCCTCTCTACCAATTCAAAGGTCAGCCACCAAAGAAAAAATGGATTCTTGGAGCTCAGTATGTCTTTCCAATCCTTGAGTGGGGCCCCAATTACAGcttcaagctcctcaaatcaGACATCGTTTCTGGTGTCACCATTGCCAGTTTAGCCATCCCTCAG GGAATCAGTTATGCTAAGCTTGCGAATCTACCTCCGATTGTGGGTCTCT ATTCCAGCTTCGTTCCTCCTTTGCTGTATGCTATCCTTGGAAGCTCAAAGGATCTTGCAGTAGGACCTGTTTCCATTGCTTCCCTAATCATGGGATCAATGCTCATGCAAGAAGTATCTCCCACCAAAGAACCCGACTTGTTCCTCCAACTTGCCTTCACTTCAACCTTCTTTAGTGGCATCCTCCAAGCTTCTCTAGGTTTATTAAG GCTTGGATTTATAATCGATTTTCTTTCAAAGGCTACTCTAATTGGTTTCATGGCCGGAGCTGCTGTGATAGTCTCTCTGCAACAGCTTAAGAGTCTCCTTGGAATCAcacatttcaccaagaaaatgGCAATCATCCCTGTCCTTAGCTCTGTTTTTCATGAAAGAAAGGAG TGGTCATGGCAAACCATTTTAATGGGCGTTTGCTTCCTTGTGCTGCTCCTAATCGCAAGACACGTT AGCATAAAGAAGCCAAAGCTGTTCTGGGTCTCAGCTGGAGCCCCTCTGGTGTCTGTGATCATCTCCACTGTGATTGTCTTTGCATTCAAAGCCGATCGCCATGGCATCAGTGTG ATTGGAGAATTACAGAAAGGACTGAACCCACCATCATGGAACGTGTTGGTCTTCCATGGATCCCATCTTGCACTTGCAATCAAGACTGGGATTGTCACTGGCATTATTGCCCTCACT GAAGGTATTGCAGTAGGAAGAACTTTTGCTAATATAAGAGAATACAGAgtggatggaaacaaggagatGATAGCAATTGGGATCATGAACGTTGTTGGCTCCACCACTTCCTGCTATATTACAACAG GATCATTCTCAAGGTCAGCGGTGAATCACAATGCTGGAGCAAAGACAGCAATGTCGAACATAGTAATGTCGCTGACAGTTATGGTGACACTGCTGTTTCTGATGCCTCTGTTCCATTACACTCCCAATGTAATTCTGGGTGCAATTATCGTGACTGCTGTGGTCGGCCTCATTGATGTCCCAGCTGCTTACCACATATGGAAGATCGACAAATATGACTTCCTTGTCTTGATCTGTGCCTTCTTGGGAGTCATCTTTCTCTCTGTCCAACAAGGCCTCGCCATAGCG GTTGGGATATCGGTTTTCAAGGTTTTGCTGCAAGTGACCAGGCCGAGGACGGTGGTGTTGGGAAACATACCGGGAACGGAAGTATTCAGAGACCTGCACCAGTACAAGGAATCGGCAGTGAGTGTGCCTGGTTTCCTAATCATACTCATCGAAGCTGCCATCAACTTTGCCAACACCACTTATCTCAATGAAAGGATTTTGAGATGGATAGAAGAAGAAGGTGACGGGAACAAGGTTTCAAACATTAGATTTGTTGTTATAGATATGTCAG ctgtGAGCACAATCGACACAACTGGGATCACACTTTTCACAGATATAAGGAAATCAATCCGAAAGAAGGGGATTAAG CTGGTGCTGGTAAATCCACTGGCGGAGGTGATGGACAAAATGCAGAAGGTGAATGACGGAGATGAAGAATTCATGCTTTACTTGTCCGTCGGAGAGGCAGTGGCTTCTCTGTCGATGGGAATGAAGAATTCAAACATGTACAATGAAGAAATGCAGGTCCATGATGTTCCCTAA
- the LOC103402587 gene encoding SEC12-like protein 2, with amino-acid sequence MDLPNNYHKYGVPFYAAAWLPGLGKSKRPDQDQDDAGDDKKETETQTQKTETQTELAQFDSNQNHVVFSGGGGEGRSGVPNAIVVAQFDPASVSLSSQPVAKLNTGSALPYRMAVHPAGSGLVCSFPDSCRWFELEEESNEVPKLALRQSERVLEQLQDVGQQLALAFDKDGSLLAAGGEDGKLRVFKWPSMEIILDEDKAHTTMKQLDFSPDGKFLVSLGDRGPGRVWDVTSSTVVASLPPEKDEVFCGCRFSVTDDGGHILYFADKSGSIVTWNTTTWKRIGSKTISKDIISAFDVSADGKLLACGTTGGDLVILNPTRMRIHKVVKKAHMGFVTALSFSHDSRALASASLDSSARVSTLEEDKKKNGGVLSLWVIILIILIAIAAYFQMNPDKLPSALKGF; translated from the exons ATGGACCTTCCCAACAACTACCACAAGTACGGAGTCCCTTTCTACGCCGCCGCTTGGCTCCCCGGCCTCGGCAAATCCAAACGACCCGACCAGGATCAAGACGACGCCGGCGACGACAAAAAGGAAACCGAGACTCAGACGCAGAAGACTGAGACCCAGACTGAATTAGCCCAATTCGATTCCAACCAAAACCACGTCGTTTTCTCCGGCGGTGGCGGAGAGGGCCGCAGCGGCGTCCCAAACGCCATCGTCGTCGCCCAATTCGATCCCGCCTCCGTTTCTCTCTCCAGCCAGCCG GTGGCTAAGCTCAACACCGGCTCTGCTTTGCCGTATAGAATGGCGGTTCACCCCGCCGGTAGCGGTCTCGTTTGCTCCTTCCCTGATAGTTGCAG GTGGTTTGAGTTGGAGGAAGAAAGCAACGAAGTTCCTAAACTGGCTTTGAGGCAGTCTGAGAGAGTGCTGGAGCAATTGCAAGATGTTGGACAACAGTTAGCCTTGGCTTTCGACAAAGACGGTTCCTTGCTTGCTGCTGGAGGCGAG GATGGCAAGTTAAGGGTTTTCAAGTGGCCTAGCATGGAGATTATTCTCGACGAAGATAAAGCTCATACCACAATGAAGCAATTAGATTTCAG CCCTGATGGGAAATTTCTCGTCTCCTTAGGAGATAGAGGCCCTGGTAGGGTGTGGGATGTAACTTCATCTACCGTTGTAGCTTCTCTACCACCAGAAAAG GATGAAGTCTTTTGCGGTTGCAGATTTTCTGTAACTGATGATGGGGgtcatattttatattttgcag ATAAATCGGGAAGCATTGTAACATGGAACACGACCACTTGGAAGAGGATTGGATCAAAGACTATTAGTAAAGACATTATTTCCGCCTTTGATGTTTCAGCTGACGGAAAACTCCTTGCATG TGGGACAACTGGTGGAGATCTTGTGATATTAAATCCAACCAGAATGCGGATTCATAAAGTGGTTAAGAAAGCACACATGGGCTTTGTAACTGCATTGAGTTTCTCTCATGATTCAAG AGCTTTGGCTTCGGCATCCCTGGATTCAAGTGCAAGGGTGTCCACACTTGAGGAGGACAAGAAGAAAAATG GAGGAGTGTTGAGCTTATGGGTCATCATACTCATCATTCTGATAGCCATTGCTGCATATTTCCAGATGAATCCTGACAAGTTGCCTTCGGCGTTGAAAGGATTTTAA